In a single window of the Acinetobacter tibetensis genome:
- a CDS encoding metal-dependent hydrolase family protein, translated as METKKRMCAIVVSFLGFTSTAFAESPMSDDIQEVLFQNVQIFDGKSQKVTSPMNVLIRGNKIQQISKSNIPSNAHTQIINGSQKVLMPGLIDAHWHAMMAAMPVSKLLTSEVADFNFNAAQEARNTLMRGFTSVRDMSGPTFSLKRAIDAKIVEGPRIWPSGAMISQTGGHGDFRMTYDIPSSGGGGLSRGEQIGGGVIADGPNEVTKRVREQLMLGASQIKLAAGGGVSSQYDPIDVAQYSEEEFQAAVNAAENWGTYVSVHAYTPRAIQAALRGGVKVIEHAQLMDEPTAKMMAEKKAWLSGQAFIDNEFANPQQGEAREKQIEVQTGTDTAFKLAKKYKLKVAWGTDILFDSKATKNQGAILTTMTKWYSPPEVLRMATSTNAELLSLSGQRSPYAGKLGVIEEGALADLLLVNGNPLDNIQLIANPESNFLVIMKDGVIYKNLIK; from the coding sequence ATGGAAACAAAAAAAAGAATGTGTGCCATTGTCGTTAGTTTCTTGGGATTTACTTCAACTGCATTTGCGGAGTCTCCTATGTCGGATGATATACAAGAAGTTCTATTTCAAAATGTTCAAATTTTTGATGGAAAGTCACAGAAAGTAACTTCTCCAATGAATGTCTTGATTCGAGGCAATAAAATTCAACAGATCTCTAAGAGCAATATACCTTCGAATGCTCATACACAAATTATTAATGGCTCTCAAAAGGTATTAATGCCGGGTTTGATTGATGCACATTGGCATGCCATGATGGCTGCAATGCCAGTTTCTAAGCTTCTGACATCTGAAGTTGCAGATTTCAATTTCAACGCAGCGCAAGAAGCACGAAATACTTTAATGCGAGGGTTCACTAGTGTACGAGATATGAGTGGTCCAACTTTTTCTTTGAAACGAGCAATTGATGCGAAGATTGTAGAAGGACCGCGCATTTGGCCATCTGGTGCCATGATTTCGCAAACCGGTGGACATGGTGATTTTAGAATGACTTATGATATTCCATCCTCAGGAGGAGGGGGATTAAGTCGTGGAGAACAAATTGGTGGTGGGGTCATTGCAGATGGACCGAATGAGGTGACAAAAAGAGTTAGAGAGCAATTAATGTTGGGAGCCAGTCAAATTAAATTGGCGGCTGGAGGCGGTGTATCTTCACAATATGACCCAATCGATGTTGCTCAGTATAGTGAAGAAGAATTTCAGGCAGCCGTTAATGCAGCAGAAAATTGGGGAACCTATGTTTCAGTTCATGCATATACCCCACGTGCGATACAAGCCGCTTTACGTGGCGGCGTAAAAGTTATTGAGCATGCTCAGTTAATGGATGAACCGACTGCAAAAATGATGGCTGAAAAGAAAGCTTGGCTCAGTGGGCAGGCATTTATTGATAATGAATTTGCGAATCCACAACAAGGTGAAGCTAGAGAGAAGCAAATAGAGGTACAAACAGGGACAGACACAGCATTTAAATTAGCAAAAAAATATAAGCTGAAAGTAGCATGGGGAACTGACATTTTATTTGACTCTAAAGCAACTAAAAATCAAGGAGCCATTCTTACAACTATGACTAAATGGTATAGTCCCCCAGAAGTATTACGCATGGCAACATCAACAAATGCAGAACTGCTAAGCTTATCTGGGCAACGAAGTCCTTATGCTGGAAAACTTGGAGTCATTGAGGAAGGTGCTTTAGCTGACTTATTACTAGTAAATGGAAATCCATTAGACAATATTCAGTTGATTGCTAACCCAGAAAGTAATTTTCTCGTGATTATGAAAGATGGTGTTATTTATAAAAATTTAATTAAGTGA